In Candidatus Nealsonbacteria bacterium DGGOD1a, one DNA window encodes the following:
- a CDS encoding ADP-ribosylglycohydrolase family protein: MFLKTNGYTLAFSILSAMFLFFCYGNQNDSVCFAGSVFLSESAIIDKVKGGWVGQMAGVAWGAPTEFQGKGRVLAEYEIPAWLPEMVNNGFNQDDIYVEIPFLEAMKKYGVNATWSDFGNEFLNTSFGLCHANYFSRANLQKGIIVPDNAHYSNTPHSDDIDWQIEADFAGMINPGQINSAIELAWRAGHMINYGDGVYGGVFVAAMHAKAFTANNVNEIIEAGRQAVPVGSKFRQVIEDVIAWNNAGKTWEENWRLLESKWGQDDRCPQGISNVFNIDAKLNAAYVLIGLLYGDGDFEQSMRISMRCGQDSDCNPSTVGSIMGNFLGYSAIPDKWKSALNVMGNKFANTSYTFNDAINVNLELARKSLATTGGTISGGVWYLPNQSVIVPPILEQWPLITNSKPSLTVNATDLGNRTFTFNAQAADSDGIKSYQWFFGDTFYANGANVNHQYAQNGAYEAVCYVTDMQGNTTWEKIPISVGGTPVNIASQGNIIASVFSPLGGGNKNIETIRDGIKPSPLTATVSQACYNDSYCPGYCFSDAIELQYDSFVGNGAIHEEHYGYTFNKNKKFSKIIFTEGKHFWDGGWFANGSLRVQVLQNGAWIDAQATLFPSYPNTNNQNLFGPNFESYTFNLNNIVGNGIRIVGDAGGSAHFVSIGELEVWGVDHKEAACANECSAFGAMQCFGSAYKICDNYDLDSCLEWSVPADCPPGQICSNNQCSTVCVPKTCASLGNYKCGLWSDGCGKTINCGVCKTEKTCSNGKCVENCAPQTNQKCEDGNLYWYNSCGVKEKLAENCGVDTTTDNYRCRNEWTQKQIIKRFCMNGACASNFLWIDDTDCSAAKKICSNGKCVLKNFGEMVNDQSNEFEKPTDDIYELQRQEQMQMQNRQMGREEILAKIAQIRELLIQLIIQLIAELQKQLAILQ, encoded by the coding sequence ATGTTTTTAAAAACCAACGGTTATACGCTCGCCTTTTCTATATTGAGCGCGATGTTTTTGTTTTTCTGTTACGGCAATCAAAATGATTCTGTTTGTTTCGCCGGTAGCGTCTTTTTAAGTGAATCTGCGATAATTGATAAAGTCAAAGGAGGTTGGGTTGGGCAAATGGCTGGTGTGGCATGGGGCGCACCTACGGAATTCCAAGGGAAGGGCAGAGTGCTGGCGGAATACGAGATTCCCGCTTGGTTGCCGGAAATGGTAAACAATGGGTTCAATCAAGACGATATTTATGTTGAAATCCCCTTTTTGGAGGCGATGAAAAAATATGGCGTTAATGCCACATGGAGCGATTTTGGGAATGAGTTTTTGAATACTTCATTTGGATTGTGCCATGCCAATTATTTTTCACGCGCCAATTTGCAAAAAGGGATAATTGTTCCTGACAATGCGCATTATAGCAATACGCCTCACTCCGATGATATTGATTGGCAAATTGAAGCGGATTTTGCCGGTATGATTAATCCCGGACAGATTAATTCCGCAATTGAGCTTGCTTGGAGGGCGGGGCATATGATTAATTATGGAGACGGCGTGTATGGAGGTGTTTTTGTTGCCGCGATGCACGCAAAAGCATTTACGGCCAATAATGTAAATGAGATTATTGAAGCGGGGCGACAGGCAGTGCCGGTTGGCAGTAAATTTAGGCAGGTGATTGAAGATGTTATTGCATGGAATAATGCGGGCAAGACATGGGAAGAAAATTGGAGATTACTTGAAAGTAAATGGGGACAAGACGATCGTTGCCCGCAAGGCATCAGTAATGTGTTTAATATTGATGCCAAATTGAATGCCGCATATGTCTTAATCGGCTTGCTATATGGCGATGGCGATTTTGAGCAGTCAATGCGTATTTCTATGCGTTGCGGACAAGATAGCGATTGCAATCCGTCAACTGTCGGTAGTATAATGGGTAATTTTTTGGGCTATTCAGCGATTCCGGATAAATGGAAATCCGCGCTCAATGTTATGGGGAATAAGTTTGCGAATACAAGCTATACATTCAATGATGCAATTAATGTTAATCTGGAGCTTGCACGCAAATCTTTGGCGACAACCGGCGGCACAATCAGCGGCGGTGTTTGGTATCTTCCAAATCAAAGTGTTATCGTGCCTCCGATTCTTGAACAATGGCCTCTAATTACAAATTCGAAGCCTAGTTTGACCGTTAACGCGACCGATCTTGGGAACAGAACATTTACTTTCAATGCGCAAGCCGCCGACAGCGATGGAATAAAAAGCTATCAATGGTTTTTTGGCGATACCTTTTATGCGAATGGAGCCAATGTTAATCATCAATATGCTCAAAACGGTGCTTATGAAGCGGTTTGTTATGTGACCGATATGCAGGGGAATACGACATGGGAAAAAATACCGATTAGCGTTGGTGGCACTCCTGTTAATATTGCTTCTCAAGGGAATATTATTGCTAGCGTTTTCAGTCCCTTGGGCGGAGGCAATAAAAATATTGAAACCATTCGTGACGGGATTAAGCCTTCTCCTTTGACTGCGACCGTGTCGCAAGCTTGCTATAATGATTCGTATTGTCCGGGATATTGCTTTTCGGATGCCATTGAACTTCAATATGATTCTTTTGTCGGTAATGGAGCTATTCATGAAGAGCATTACGGATATACTTTTAACAAAAATAAAAAATTTTCCAAGATTATTTTTACCGAAGGAAAACATTTTTGGGATGGCGGATGGTTTGCAAACGGAAGCTTGCGAGTTCAAGTGTTGCAAAACGGCGCGTGGATTGATGCGCAAGCAACGCTGTTTCCCTCGTATCCAAACACGAATAATCAGAACCTATTTGGACCGAATTTTGAATCTTATACTTTTAATTTAAACAATATCGTTGGCAACGGCATTCGTATTGTTGGCGATGCGGGCGGGAGCGCTCATTTTGTGAGTATTGGCGAACTTGAAGTATGGGGAGTTGACCATAAGGAAGCAGCTTGCGCGAATGAATGTTCCGCATTCGGAGCAATGCAATGTTTCGGAAGCGCGTATAAAATTTGCGATAACTATGATTTGGATTCTTGCCTAGAGTGGTCGGTGCCGGCGGATTGTCCGCCCGGACAGATATGCTCCAATAACCAATGTTCCACCGTTTGCGTTCCCAAAACTTGCGCGAGTTTGGGAAATTACAAATGCGGATTATGGAGCGATGGTTGCGGCAAAACGATAAATTGCGGCGTTTGTAAAACCGAAAAAACATGTTCTAACGGAAAATGCGTCGAAAATTGCGCGCCGCAAACAAACCAAAAATGCGAAGATGGTAATCTTTATTGGTATAATTCATGCGGTGTCAAAGAAAAATTGGCGGAAAATTGCGGTGTTGATACCACTACTGATAATTATCGTTGCCGCAATGAATGGACGCAAAAGCAAATTATAAAGAGATTCTGCATGAATGGCGCCTGTGCCAGCAATTTTTTATGGATTGACGATACGGACTGTTCGGCGGCCAAAAAAATTTGTTCCAACGGTAAATGTGTATTAAAAAATTTTGGGGAAATGGTGAATGACCAAAGTAACGAATTTGAAAAACCAACGGATGATATTTATGAACTGCAAAGACAAGAACAAATGCAAATGCAAAACCGGCAAATGGGGCGTGAGGAAATTTTGGCAAAGATCGCTCAAATTAGAGAACTCTTG